One stretch of Nitrospirota bacterium DNA includes these proteins:
- a CDS encoding thiolase family protein has translation MRKTYVAGVGMTAFGKFPERRIDDLARSSIVDAIKDSGLPPNSIQMAYVGHTRQGTCAGQRVLSELGLTGVEILNVDNACASGSSALRYAMLAIAHGMADVVLAVGMEKLSDRIKGVIPPREDDLEGAMGRVMPSVFAMIAQQHMAKYGTTKEQLALISVKNHAHGALNPFAHFQSRVTLEEVLESRVVADADWLP, from the coding sequence ATGAGGAAGACCTACGTGGCCGGAGTGGGCATGACCGCCTTCGGCAAGTTTCCGGAGCGACGGATCGATGATCTCGCGCGTTCTTCCATCGTGGATGCGATCAAGGACAGTGGCCTGCCGCCAAACAGCATTCAGATGGCCTATGTGGGGCACACCCGGCAGGGAACCTGTGCGGGCCAAAGGGTGCTCTCGGAGCTCGGCCTGACCGGCGTTGAAATCCTCAATGTCGACAATGCTTGCGCGAGTGGCTCCTCGGCCCTCCGCTATGCGATGCTGGCCATCGCTCACGGGATGGCGGATGTCGTTCTGGCCGTGGGGATGGAGAAGTTGTCCGACCGGATAAAGGGAGTCATCCCTCCGAGAGAGGATGACCTGGAGGGGGCGATGGGCCGCGTGATGCCGTCCGTCTTTGCGATGATTGCGCAACAGCATATGGCGAAGTACGGTACGACGAAGGAGCAGTTGGCGTTGATCTCCGTGAAGAACCACGCCCACGGGGCGCTCAACCCCTTCGCCCACTTCCAATCCCGCGTCACTCTGGAGGAAGTGCTGGAGAGCCGGGTGGTGGCGGACGCCGACTGGTTGCCCTG
- a CDS encoding OB-fold domain-containing protein, which produces MNQLPPRPFFPDLFELPGNDSESGRLIGMRCEDCRKTCFPGREWCPACFGQKLGRVPLSKKGTLYTFTVCRMSLPHLKAPYVIGYVDLPEGVRVFSILDVDVGAGHAPPLRIGMPMALTFGQLRMEENGQEVWCYKFRPHGEPS; this is translated from the coding sequence ATGAATCAACTTCCTCCGAGGCCCTTTTTTCCGGATCTTTTCGAGCTTCCGGGGAATGACTCGGAATCCGGACGCCTGATCGGAATGCGTTGCGAGGACTGCCGGAAGACGTGCTTCCCCGGTCGCGAGTGGTGCCCCGCTTGCTTTGGGCAGAAACTCGGCCGTGTCCCGCTTTCAAAGAAGGGTACGTTGTACACGTTTACCGTTTGCCGGATGTCGCTGCCTCATCTGAAAGCGCCGTACGTCATCGGGTACGTCGACCTGCCAGAGGGTGTGCGGGTGTTCTCGATACTGGATGTAGATGTAGGGGCGGGGCATGCCCCGCCCCTACGCATCGGCATGCCGATGGCGCTGACGTTTGGACAATTGCGCATGGAAGAAAATGGTCAGGAAGTCTGGTGCTACAAGTTCAGACCTCATGGGGAACCGTCATGA